The Thermoanaerobaculia bacterium DNA window CGACGTCCTGCGCCCGGCGAACTACCCGAAGGGGAACCCGGGACACGGGAGCATCGTGAAGAAGACCGCCTCGGGGGTCGCCGTCGCGGTGCTGAACCTCCAGGGTCAGGTCTTCATGACCAACATCGACTCTCCCTTCCGAATCGCCGACGAGATGCTGCCCGCCCTGAAGAAGGAGGCCGGCGTCGTCTTCGTGGACTTCCACGCCGAGGCGACCTCCGAGAAGAACGCGCTCGGCTGGTACCTCGACGGGCGCGTCTCGGCCGTCGTCGGGACCCACACCCACGTCCCGACCGCCGACGAGACGATCCGGCCCGGCGGCACCGCATACCTGACCGACGTCGGGATGACGGGGGCTTACGAGGGCGTGATCGGCTTCAACAAGGACAAGGTCGTCGAGAAATTCCTCGCGCAGACCCCGCGCTCGTTCGAGACCGCCAAGCGCGACGTGCGGCTCTCGTCGGTGGTGGTCGAAGTGGACGAGCAGAGCGGGAGGGCGCAGTCGATCGAGCGGTGGCAGGTCCGAATTGACTGATCGGCCGCATCTGTCGGCGATCGTCACCTCCTACAACGAGGAGATCAACATCAAGGAGTGCCTCG harbors:
- a CDS encoding TIGR00282 family metallophosphoesterase; translation: MVKILFVGDVVGNPGRRALSEALEKTIDRRKIDFTIVNIENAAGGFGLTRDIYDELKKLPIDVFSSGNHIWDRKDFLPSLDELDDVLRPANYPKGNPGHGSIVKKTASGVAVAVLNLQGQVFMTNIDSPFRIADEMLPALKKEAGVVFVDFHAEATSEKNALGWYLDGRVSAVVGTHTHVPTADETIRPGGTAYLTDVGMTGAYEGVIGFNKDKVVEKFLAQTPRSFETAKRDVRLSSVVVEVDEQSGRAQSIERWQVRID